Proteins encoded by one window of Thalassoroseus pseudoceratinae:
- a CDS encoding glycosyltransferase family 2 protein, whose product MDVDRVDSVSVVVPIYNEVENLPLLYNALNDVLTKFDREYEMILVDDGSQDGSKAVLRELAAKDSHVKVIELRANFGQSAAMSAGIQAASCDVVVTLDGDLQNDPTDIPMMIAKIEEGYDLVHGWRKNRQDALVNRKLPSKAANWLISRTTGFPVHDLGCTLKAIRREVAQEIELYGEMHRFIPILAHWRGAKCAEVVTKHHARRFGESKYGISRVTRVLLDLITVKYFIQYLVSPMKLFGFVGLMCLALGGLSGAATIFLKMFHEFDMTGNPLLLLSVFSTMVGGQFLAVGMLGELGSRMYYEVRGRQPYAVRHMLNFDQHISIEENRNVRSAA is encoded by the coding sequence ATGGATGTCGATCGCGTTGACAGCGTCTCCGTCGTAGTTCCCATCTACAACGAGGTGGAAAACCTACCGCTGCTCTACAATGCGTTGAACGATGTGCTCACGAAGTTTGATCGTGAGTACGAGATGATCCTCGTCGACGATGGCTCGCAAGATGGGTCCAAAGCGGTGTTGCGAGAGCTCGCAGCGAAAGATTCGCACGTCAAAGTCATCGAATTGCGAGCGAACTTTGGGCAATCGGCCGCGATGAGTGCTGGCATTCAAGCCGCTAGCTGCGATGTCGTCGTCACACTGGACGGCGATTTGCAAAACGATCCGACCGACATCCCGATGATGATTGCGAAAATCGAGGAGGGTTACGATCTCGTGCATGGTTGGCGGAAGAACCGTCAGGATGCCCTCGTCAATCGGAAGCTCCCATCGAAGGCTGCGAATTGGTTGATCTCCCGAACCACCGGCTTTCCAGTGCATGATCTCGGTTGCACCCTGAAAGCCATTCGTCGGGAAGTGGCTCAGGAAATTGAACTCTACGGCGAAATGCACCGCTTCATTCCGATTCTCGCGCATTGGCGAGGTGCGAAATGTGCAGAGGTTGTCACGAAGCACCATGCCCGCCGATTCGGCGAGTCCAAGTACGGCATCTCCCGTGTGACCCGCGTGTTGCTCGATCTGATCACGGTGAAGTACTTCATTCAGTACCTCGTCAGCCCGATGAAACTCTTTGGGTTCGTGGGGTTGATGTGTCTCGCACTTGGTGGACTCTCCGGCGCAGCGACGATCTTTCTGAAGATGTTCCACGAATTCGACATGACCGGCAATCCGCTCTTATTGCTGTCCGTATTTTCGACGATGGTCGGCGGTCAGTTTTTGGCAGTCGGAATGCTGGGCGAACTCGGATCACGAATGTACTACGAAGTGCGAGGACGCCAGCCCTATGCCGTTCGTCACATGTTGAACTTCGACCAACATATTTCCATCGAAGAGAACCGCAACGTTCGATCAGCCGCGTAA
- a CDS encoding sugar phosphate isomerase/epimerase family protein, with protein sequence MTTFSRREWLVGTGAVISAAALARTEAAEESKTNAPTFHYCLNTSTIRGQKLGIVQEIELASKAGYDAIEPWVRDIDAYQKEGGSLTDLRKRIEDAELTVESAIGFAPWIVDDEATRNRGLEQAKREMDMLAAIGGKRIAAPPVGATKQTDLDLFAAAERYRKLCEVGDQTGVVPQVEVWGFSKSLSRLGESVFVAIESGHPSACLLPDVYHIYKGGSDFAGLKMLGPEAVHVFHMNDYPATPPRKTIGDRDRVFPGDGVAPLSDILQLMHSIGFNGVLSLELFNPKYWEQDAFEVAQTGLRKMQDAVGKAFST encoded by the coding sequence ATGACGACTTTTTCCCGTCGAGAATGGTTAGTTGGAACTGGTGCGGTGATCTCTGCGGCAGCGCTTGCACGCACCGAAGCCGCTGAAGAATCAAAGACTAATGCCCCGACATTTCACTATTGCTTGAACACCAGCACGATTCGCGGTCAGAAACTCGGAATCGTGCAGGAAATCGAGTTGGCATCGAAAGCCGGTTACGATGCGATTGAGCCATGGGTCCGAGATATCGACGCCTATCAGAAAGAGGGCGGCTCGCTCACGGACTTGCGGAAACGCATCGAAGACGCCGAGCTAACGGTCGAAAGTGCAATCGGATTTGCACCGTGGATTGTGGACGATGAAGCCACACGGAACCGCGGACTCGAACAAGCGAAACGCGAGATGGACATGCTCGCAGCGATCGGAGGCAAACGGATCGCCGCCCCTCCCGTAGGAGCAACCAAGCAAACCGATCTCGATCTGTTCGCCGCCGCCGAACGTTATCGCAAACTCTGCGAGGTGGGTGACCAAACCGGTGTCGTGCCGCAGGTGGAAGTGTGGGGATTCTCAAAGTCTCTCTCGCGACTGGGCGAGTCGGTGTTTGTCGCCATTGAATCCGGACATCCATCGGCGTGTCTGCTGCCGGACGTCTACCACATCTACAAAGGTGGCTCGGATTTTGCCGGTCTGAAGATGCTCGGCCCTGAAGCCGTTCATGTCTTTCACATGAACGATTACCCCGCAACGCCGCCTCGAAAGACAATCGGTGACCGTGATCGCGTCTTCCCAGGCGATGGCGTGGCACCGTTGTCGGACATTCTGCAACTCATGCATTCGATCGGATTCAACGGCGTGCTTTCGCTGGAACTGTTCAACCCCAAGTATTGGGAACAGGACGCCTTCGAGGTGGCCCAAACCGGTCTTCGAAAAATGCAGGATGCGGTCGGTAAGGCCTTTTCCACGTAA
- the hisA gene encoding 1-(5-phosphoribosyl)-5-[(5-phosphoribosylamino)methylideneamino]imidazole-4-carboxamide isomerase produces MEIYPAIDIRGGKCVRLRQGDYNQETVFGEDPVAMARQWVDQGAASLHLVDLDGAREGQSVNGEIIRQIVQEAGVPCQLGGGLRDDAALEFALNDLGVSRAIVGTAAIKKPDWFREVTTKFPGRVALGLDARDSKVAVSGWTDVSEVTAFDLARRYSDLPLAAIIYTNIANDGMMQGIDAATIEDMIALTMLNVPIIASGGVTTVDDVKALAAASAKHPGLIGAIVGRSLYEGTLTVKDAVAVAG; encoded by the coding sequence ATGGAAATTTACCCGGCAATCGACATCCGCGGCGGCAAGTGCGTGCGATTGAGGCAAGGCGACTACAACCAAGAAACCGTCTTCGGTGAGGACCCCGTCGCGATGGCCCGTCAGTGGGTTGATCAAGGTGCGGCATCGCTTCACCTGGTCGACTTGGATGGTGCCCGCGAAGGTCAATCGGTCAATGGCGAAATCATCCGCCAGATTGTTCAGGAGGCCGGGGTACCATGTCAGCTCGGTGGCGGATTGCGTGATGACGCTGCACTGGAATTCGCACTCAACGATCTCGGTGTGAGTCGGGCGATTGTCGGAACGGCGGCGATCAAGAAACCCGATTGGTTCCGCGAGGTGACGACCAAATTCCCCGGTCGCGTTGCCCTTGGGCTTGATGCACGGGATTCCAAGGTCGCGGTCTCGGGTTGGACCGATGTCAGCGAAGTCACCGCATTCGATCTCGCTCGTCGGTACTCTGATCTTCCGTTGGCCGCGATTATCTATACAAATATCGCGAACGACGGAATGATGCAGGGCATCGACGCGGCTACCATTGAGGACATGATTGCTCTGACAATGCTGAACGTGCCGATCATCGCCAGTGGTGGTGTCACAACGGTGGACGACGTCAAAGCATTGGCGGCCGCAAGCGCCAAGCACCCCGGTTTGATCGGTGCGATCGTCGGCCGATCACTGTACGAGGGCACGCTCACCGTTAAGGATGCCGTCGCCGTTGCTGGCTAG
- a CDS encoding outer membrane protein assembly factor BamB family protein produces MNRLLPILCIALLTAFALPAGAEDWTTWRGPNRDGLSQETGLLSKWPANGPKLLWQIDQFGRGYSSVAISKDLLFTMGKRKGPAELMCLNLKTGRGVWATPVGDGDPNCTPTVDPEAGLVYALGRQGDLVCCRVTNGQVVWRKSFRDDFGGKMMSGWGYSESPLLDGDKLICTPGSTRAELAALDKKTGRVIWSASAAGGIGDRGGDGAGYSSPVISHAADRKQYVQLTGRGIISVDAETGAVLWTYNKIANGTANIPTPIVKDDYVFCSTGYGTGAALLKIVRDGDGLRAEEQYFLDSKTFQNHHGGMVLVGDYIYCGHGHNKGFPMCLELETGKVMWDSVRGPGSGSAAVVFADGNLYFRYENGVMALIEATPEEYRLQGSFELAAVHGKSWPHPVIHEGRLYLRDQQSLMCYDIRAKSR; encoded by the coding sequence ATGAACCGGTTGCTTCCAATTCTTTGCATCGCACTTCTGACCGCATTCGCATTGCCCGCAGGTGCGGAAGATTGGACGACTTGGCGCGGCCCAAATCGTGACGGACTCTCCCAGGAAACGGGTCTGCTATCAAAGTGGCCAGCCAACGGTCCGAAACTGCTTTGGCAAATCGACCAATTTGGGCGCGGTTACTCAAGTGTCGCGATCTCCAAAGATTTGCTATTCACAATGGGAAAACGTAAGGGACCGGCCGAGTTGATGTGCCTCAATTTGAAAACCGGACGCGGAGTCTGGGCGACACCGGTCGGTGACGGCGATCCAAACTGCACACCGACCGTCGACCCCGAAGCCGGTTTGGTTTATGCCCTCGGTCGGCAAGGCGACTTGGTTTGCTGTCGGGTTACGAATGGTCAAGTTGTTTGGCGAAAGAGTTTCCGCGACGACTTTGGCGGTAAAATGATGTCCGGTTGGGGCTACAGTGAGTCGCCATTGTTGGACGGCGATAAGCTTATCTGCACGCCCGGTTCAACACGAGCCGAGCTAGCCGCTCTGGACAAGAAAACCGGACGTGTGATCTGGTCCGCATCCGCGGCCGGTGGAATTGGCGACCGCGGCGGTGACGGCGCCGGGTATTCGTCACCCGTGATCAGCCATGCCGCCGACAGAAAACAATACGTGCAACTCACCGGACGGGGCATCATTTCCGTCGATGCAGAAACGGGAGCCGTCCTCTGGACATATAATAAAATCGCCAACGGTACCGCCAATATTCCCACGCCGATCGTCAAAGACGACTACGTCTTTTGCTCCACCGGTTACGGCACCGGAGCCGCATTGCTGAAGATTGTTCGTGATGGGGACGGACTGCGAGCGGAAGAACAGTATTTCCTCGACTCCAAAACGTTTCAGAATCATCATGGCGGTATGGTCCTCGTGGGTGACTACATCTACTGCGGTCACGGACACAACAAAGGATTCCCGATGTGTCTGGAACTCGAAACCGGCAAAGTCATGTGGGATTCCGTTCGTGGTCCCGGAAGTGGATCGGCGGCGGTGGTCTTTGCGGACGGCAATTTGTATTTCCGGTATGAAAATGGAGTGATGGCGTTGATCGAGGCCACACCGGAGGAATATCGTCTGCAGGGAAGTTTTGAACTCGCCGCTGTGCACGGCAAGAGTTGGCCGCATCCGGTCATTCATGAAGGCCGACTGTACTTGCGGGATCAACAATCCCTGATGTGCTACGACATTCGAGCCAAATCGCGGTAG
- a CDS encoding TrkH family potassium uptake protein, whose amino-acid sequence MVFSLPWAFPICGQTTEFETRGFWGLVGAIACGLIVGLIMFLVGRRDNAPLLRKEALATVGLGWILAGIIGGLPYLFSGTMRTADEQMHMADAFFESVSGFTTTGASVLTHLEAPTAENPDVQKLIPRCVLFWRSFTHWLGGMGIIVLFVAILGQLGAAGKALMRREVPGPINETVRPRVRETATLMWLIYVGFSVILTVVLLLEGMSLYDALAHTFGTMATGGFSTFNASIGHFDSVLIEVTIGVFMIAAGTNFSLYYLVLHRSPGADRDTKWRLSRLAPIYRDPEFRVYAGILLVAAVLLTADLVWTQVYPSIAIAFRHASFMAVSIMTTTGFGTEDFNQWSDFSRGLLLLLMFVGGCSGSTGGGIKVIRFMLFFQTIRLEIEQAYRPHVVRPLKVFGVKVDNSLRHGVVVYFSIVFFLFASSWMTLAAIEPDTQWAALEENGDSTKLIDCASAVASSLNNIGPGLGVLGPHSNYADFSPQGKFLLTMLMLLGRLELFAILVLFVPTFWRSH is encoded by the coding sequence ATGGTCTTCAGCCTCCCTTGGGCATTTCCCATCTGCGGACAGACAACCGAATTTGAAACTCGCGGATTCTGGGGTTTGGTCGGCGCGATCGCCTGCGGTCTAATTGTCGGATTGATCATGTTTCTGGTCGGGCGACGAGACAACGCCCCACTTCTTCGAAAAGAGGCACTCGCCACCGTTGGGTTGGGATGGATCCTCGCTGGCATTATTGGTGGTCTGCCGTATCTGTTCTCGGGAACCATGAGAACTGCGGATGAACAAATGCACATGGCCGATGCATTTTTTGAGTCGGTCTCAGGGTTCACCACGACAGGGGCTTCGGTCCTGACCCATTTGGAGGCTCCCACGGCGGAGAATCCCGATGTTCAGAAGCTCATTCCCCGATGCGTGCTATTTTGGCGGTCCTTTACGCACTGGCTTGGTGGCATGGGGATCATCGTGCTCTTTGTAGCGATCCTTGGGCAACTCGGGGCGGCTGGCAAAGCGTTGATGCGGAGGGAAGTTCCTGGTCCCATCAACGAGACCGTTCGGCCGCGTGTGCGAGAAACCGCGACCTTGATGTGGTTAATCTACGTCGGTTTCAGCGTCATCCTGACTGTTGTGCTGTTGCTGGAAGGAATGTCTCTCTACGACGCACTTGCCCATACGTTCGGAACAATGGCCACCGGTGGGTTTAGCACATTCAACGCAAGCATCGGACATTTCGACAGCGTGTTGATCGAAGTCACGATCGGCGTGTTCATGATTGCCGCCGGGACAAACTTTTCACTGTATTACCTGGTGTTGCATCGATCTCCCGGTGCGGACAGGGACACCAAATGGCGACTGAGCCGGTTGGCCCCGATTTATCGCGACCCGGAATTCCGCGTGTATGCTGGCATTCTGCTGGTTGCAGCTGTGCTCCTGACGGCTGATCTGGTGTGGACTCAGGTCTATCCGAGTATCGCCATCGCATTCCGTCATGCAAGCTTCATGGCGGTCTCCATCATGACCACCACCGGTTTCGGCACCGAAGACTTCAATCAATGGAGCGATTTCAGCCGCGGTTTGTTGCTGTTGTTGATGTTTGTCGGCGGATGTTCTGGTTCGACTGGTGGCGGCATCAAGGTGATTCGATTCATGTTGTTCTTCCAAACCATCCGGCTGGAAATCGAGCAGGCATACCGGCCACACGTGGTTCGTCCGCTGAAAGTGTTCGGCGTGAAGGTCGACAACTCACTCCGGCATGGTGTCGTGGTCTACTTCAGCATTGTCTTCTTCTTGTTCGCCAGCAGTTGGATGACGTTGGCCGCCATCGAACCCGACACGCAATGGGCTGCCCTGGAAGAGAACGGCGACTCGACCAAGTTGATTGACTGCGCTTCCGCCGTCGCGAGTTCGTTGAACAACATCGGTCCGGGTTTGGGTGTGCTGGGACCGCATTCGAACTACGCGGACTTCTCTCCCCAAGGCAAATTCCTGCTGACCATGTTGATGCTGTTGGGACGACTGGAGTTGTTCGCGATTCTCGTGCTGTTTGTGCCCACGTTTTGGCGGTCCCATTAG
- a CDS encoding TIGR03000 domain-containing protein, whose product MTRKLSWSLRGFGAVAIALTMLAPSNVFAGHHGGSSGGSSGGSSGGSSGGSSGGYHGGSSGGSSGGYYGSHGGSSGGSSGGYYGSRGGSSGGYYGGSTGGYSGSHGGSSGGYYGSHGGSAGSYSAPHSGSHGGSAGGSYTTPSIEYHDEVIIEEHHSSKAADAAATLVVKVPENATVYLQDQKMSLTGKERRFLSPKLAASRKYVYTVKVEVEKDGKTMTKTTKAKVQAGQTVEVAVDLDQDNAEQLVSNVRAIAQN is encoded by the coding sequence ATGACGAGAAAATTGAGTTGGTCGCTTCGCGGTTTTGGAGCTGTTGCAATCGCATTGACAATGCTAGCTCCGTCGAACGTTTTCGCCGGGCATCATGGCGGCTCAAGTGGCGGATCTTCGGGCGGGTCTAGCGGAGGTTCTTCAGGAGGTTCCAGCGGCGGGTATCACGGTGGATCGAGCGGAGGTTCGTCCGGCGGTTATTACGGTTCACATGGTGGATCAAGCGGAGGCTCTTCCGGCGGTTATTATGGTTCGCGTGGCGGATCGAGTGGTGGATATTACGGCGGTTCCACGGGCGGATACTCTGGTTCGCACGGCGGTTCATCCGGTGGATATTACGGTTCGCACGGTGGTTCTGCGGGAAGCTATTCCGCCCCACACAGTGGAAGCCACGGCGGGTCGGCAGGCGGCTCCTACACGACTCCTTCGATCGAATATCATGACGAAGTCATCATCGAAGAACATCATTCTTCGAAAGCGGCTGATGCAGCTGCAACGCTCGTGGTGAAAGTTCCAGAAAACGCTACCGTTTATCTGCAAGATCAGAAGATGAGCCTCACCGGCAAAGAGCGACGGTTCCTCAGCCCGAAACTGGCGGCTTCGCGGAAGTACGTTTACACCGTCAAGGTTGAAGTCGAAAAAGACGGTAAGACCATGACGAAAACCACCAAGGCCAAAGTTCAAGCTGGTCAAACGGTCGAAGTTGCGGTTGACCTCGATCAAGACAACGCTGAACAACTTGTGTCCAACGTTCGAGCCATTGCTCAAAACTAA
- a CDS encoding HTTM domain-containing protein — protein sequence MMRAFRNYLAQVVEQWDRFFFTPVDPALLGVIRIATGLMLVYTHVIWGTDLAAFFGESAWLDGELIRQTQTENYKFSFWWFVPVDAIHLVHWTCIAVLVLFTLGVWSRITAVLSFLIVVSYAYRVPVALFGLDQINAMLTMYLMVGPCGARYSIDRWWKDRRTDQSEIEKQSEPQPSVTANIALRLIQIHMCVIYFFAGVGKLRGYSWWAGDAMWQAFANLEYQSRDMTWLAHYPKLIDLMTHTTVLWEITFCMLVWRPMARPIMLILGVLLHFGIGAFMGMWTFALIMMVGLSSFLPTDAVARAMSNLTNRNRHAATTSERGPSPSLAKVP from the coding sequence ATGATGCGGGCGTTTCGGAATTACTTGGCTCAAGTTGTCGAGCAGTGGGACCGCTTCTTTTTCACGCCCGTCGACCCGGCACTCCTTGGTGTCATCCGGATTGCGACCGGTCTAATGCTGGTCTACACGCACGTGATATGGGGAACCGATCTCGCTGCCTTCTTCGGCGAAAGTGCCTGGCTCGACGGTGAACTCATTCGCCAGACCCAGACGGAAAATTACAAGTTTTCGTTTTGGTGGTTTGTCCCCGTCGATGCGATTCACCTGGTCCATTGGACGTGTATCGCGGTTTTGGTTCTGTTCACGCTCGGAGTCTGGAGCCGAATCACTGCCGTACTTTCGTTCCTGATTGTCGTCTCCTATGCATATCGAGTACCCGTGGCGTTGTTTGGTTTGGACCAGATCAACGCGATGCTGACGATGTACTTAATGGTCGGCCCGTGTGGAGCCCGGTATTCGATTGATCGGTGGTGGAAAGATCGTCGAACGGATCAGTCTGAAATCGAGAAGCAGTCCGAACCGCAGCCAAGCGTCACTGCGAACATCGCCTTACGGCTGATTCAGATTCATATGTGCGTCATCTACTTCTTCGCGGGAGTGGGGAAACTTCGTGGATATTCTTGGTGGGCCGGTGACGCCATGTGGCAAGCCTTCGCGAATTTGGAATACCAATCACGGGACATGACGTGGCTGGCCCATTATCCGAAACTCATCGACCTGATGACCCACACGACAGTGTTGTGGGAGATCACATTTTGCATGCTGGTATGGCGGCCCATGGCGCGACCGATCATGCTCATTCTTGGAGTGCTGTTGCACTTTGGAATTGGAGCATTTATGGGAATGTGGACGTTCGCACTCATCATGATGGTTGGTCTATCATCATTCCTGCCAACCGATGCCGTAGCACGAGCGATGTCGAATTTGACGAATCGGAATCGACACGCCGCCACCACCTCGGAACGTGGGCCATCACCGTCTTTGGCCAAAGTACCTTAA
- a CDS encoding HEAT repeat domain-containing protein, whose amino-acid sequence MDFRQRYLMGVLLGGFILNVSALCGYAQNVPEVPLADAVSQLERVTTDSQTLDSPESVREKTSAAAGQVLTSAARVARRVAEPQQHLNAIHQLHEAKSAVDDQIKRLLKKRSTIASLAGDEQRLESARKLLSAIDELIDLSGRLNYQLQQTIFFASHRFTRDNKQRAALVQRLADDESVIGTSLAATMLIDPPKNSTIVAATPEIKSQILRMLGRHGRQESLPWLLRFLESDPPATLKLLACDAIVRVGLPQNSLENAADDETPSITAAKLQEQLETIPPKDLSPSLRGHREVLINWLGQRIENGVNEQGYALGQTVLQPGDWILFRNPSPYNRFSQLTPGLFTHVGIVTLHTDADGYQRMVLVDLNERQTRIDGRNVETTLTLPLYYGVLRHSDPEVRQQMAVAAADMIGNEARFDLTFDTNRIDNLRETPLADQKIDTYCVGIVMLCAQRTDQPREEFFPIPEAVTTEQMAENLDRIGLQIGEGFRTPTGALFAKEMELVHLSEPMYDPGREIQQRIYDHFASRLNDSSLRPQQTLYQSLRIGVADLATDRPVLADALAAAAGVDRETDLAAAARAVAVVESLDAIAQSNSRDFNVVYRRIMQGPKVAPPAADSTDAQRKFAAEREELVKRHQQLAEGLWQRKISPATLETKLQNFYITRGQAELDKAFFPEVAPPAVEKAD is encoded by the coding sequence ATGGACTTTCGCCAAAGATATTTGATGGGCGTGTTGCTCGGCGGTTTCATTCTCAATGTTTCCGCCTTGTGTGGTTACGCCCAAAACGTGCCGGAAGTGCCTCTTGCTGATGCGGTTTCCCAGTTGGAACGTGTCACGACAGATTCCCAAACGCTGGATTCACCCGAGTCCGTGCGTGAAAAGACCAGTGCAGCGGCGGGGCAGGTGCTCACCAGTGCCGCGCGTGTTGCAAGGCGAGTGGCTGAACCTCAGCAACACCTCAATGCGATCCATCAACTGCATGAAGCAAAGTCGGCAGTCGATGACCAAATCAAACGCTTGCTGAAGAAGCGTTCCACAATTGCAAGTCTTGCCGGTGACGAGCAGCGACTCGAATCTGCGCGGAAATTACTGAGTGCAATTGACGAGTTAATCGATCTTTCAGGACGGTTGAACTATCAGCTTCAGCAAACCATTTTTTTCGCGAGTCATCGGTTCACGCGCGACAACAAACAGCGGGCCGCCTTGGTACAGCGGCTTGCGGATGATGAAAGTGTCATCGGGACATCGTTGGCCGCGACGATGCTCATCGATCCTCCGAAAAACAGTACAATCGTAGCTGCGACTCCCGAAATCAAAAGTCAAATTCTGCGAATGCTCGGACGCCACGGTCGGCAGGAAAGTTTGCCTTGGCTGTTACGATTCTTGGAGTCCGATCCGCCTGCGACGTTGAAGCTGCTTGCCTGCGACGCCATTGTTCGAGTCGGTCTGCCGCAGAATTCTCTCGAAAACGCAGCTGACGACGAAACGCCTTCGATAACAGCGGCGAAGTTGCAGGAACAACTCGAAACCATCCCACCTAAAGATTTGTCTCCGTCGTTGCGTGGACACCGCGAGGTGTTAATCAACTGGCTGGGGCAACGGATCGAGAACGGAGTTAACGAGCAGGGCTATGCGTTGGGACAAACTGTTCTGCAACCCGGCGATTGGATCCTTTTTCGGAATCCCTCACCGTACAACCGCTTTTCGCAACTCACGCCCGGGTTGTTCACGCACGTTGGCATCGTCACGCTGCATACGGATGCGGATGGGTATCAACGGATGGTTTTGGTGGATCTCAATGAACGCCAGACGCGGATTGATGGTCGAAACGTCGAAACCACGCTGACGCTTCCACTCTACTACGGAGTGCTGCGTCATTCCGATCCGGAAGTCCGCCAGCAGATGGCAGTAGCGGCTGCGGATATGATCGGCAACGAAGCCCGTTTCGATCTGACATTCGACACCAATCGCATCGACAACCTTCGGGAAACCCCGCTCGCGGATCAAAAAATTGATACGTATTGCGTCGGGATTGTCATGCTGTGTGCCCAGAGAACGGACCAACCGCGTGAGGAGTTCTTTCCGATCCCGGAAGCCGTCACAACCGAGCAAATGGCTGAAAATTTGGACCGGATTGGTCTACAGATCGGCGAGGGGTTTCGGACGCCCACCGGTGCTCTTTTCGCGAAAGAAATGGAATTGGTTCATCTGAGCGAGCCGATGTACGATCCCGGTCGTGAGATCCAACAACGAATTTACGACCACTTCGCATCCCGATTGAATGATTCGTCATTGCGTCCTCAACAGACCCTTTATCAATCATTGCGAATCGGTGTGGCCGATCTTGCGACGGATCGTCCCGTTCTTGCCGACGCGTTGGCAGCGGCGGCTGGTGTGGATCGCGAAACCGACTTGGCAGCGGCTGCGCGAGCCGTTGCGGTTGTCGAGTCGCTCGACGCCATCGCTCAGTCGAACAGCCGGGACTTCAACGTCGTCTATCGCCGCATCATGCAAGGGCCAAAGGTCGCTCCACCGGCGGCCGATTCAACCGACGCACAACGCAAGTTTGCCGCCGAACGCGAGGAACTCGTCAAACGACATCAGCAACTCGCAGAAGGATTATGGCAGCGAAAAATCTCTCCCGCGACTTTGGAAACCAAACTGCAGAATTTCTACATCACGCGGGGGCAAGCGGAACTCGACAAAGCGTTCTTCCCGGAGGTCGCACCGCCTGCCGTTGAGAAGGCCGACTGA